From the genome of Papaver somniferum cultivar HN1 chromosome 2, ASM357369v1, whole genome shotgun sequence, one region includes:
- the LOC113350729 gene encoding uncharacterized protein LOC113350729: MILVDSGSSFEVLFYDTFKRMELSDDILIPLTYRVYGFNGIVTVPKGEVTLRVSDGEGYLDTLITFYVVDVVSPYEAIIGRPWIAGIKEVASAYHQRLRFPSYREVVEVIGDPQAARQCMQLDIQQNEERRSRQLREKNKAKEIKAGEELEKVILQAVMAYEAGEKEIL, from the coding sequence ATGATACTAGTGGACAGTGGGAGTTCATTCGAAGTCCtcttctatgacacgttcaagagGATGGAGCTATCTGATGACATCCTAATTCCTTTAACCTATCGGGTCTATGGATTTAATGGGATAGTAACCGTACCAAAGGGAGAAGTCACGCTCAGAGTCTCAGATGGAGAGGGATACTTGGATACACTTATCACCTTCTATGTTGTAGATGTAGTATCACCATATGAGGCGATTATCGGCAGACCTTGGATCGCAGGCATTAAAGAGGTAGCTTCTGCCTACCATCAAAGGTTAAGGTTCCCTTCGTATCGGGAAGTCGTTGAAGTGATAGGCGATCCCCAGGCCGCAAGACAATGTATGCAGCtggatattcaacaaaatgaagaaaGACGATCAAGACAGCTACGCGAAAAGAATAAAGCAAAGGAAATCAAGGCGGGGGAAGAACTAGAGAAAGTAATTTTGCAAGCAGTCATGGCCTATGAAGCAGGCGAGAAAGAGATCTTATAG